A window of Microbispora hainanensis genomic DNA:
TCGAAGAAGGAGACGTGCGGGGCGTGCTCGCTGTCCTTCAGCTCCTTCAGCATGCCGCGGGCCTTGGCGTCCGCTTCCTTCTGCGAGCGGCCGGCGAAGGAGACCATGAGCCAGCCGCCGCCCTCCGGCAGCCGCTTGAGGGCGTCGGGATGCATGTGCTTGCGCCGCTCGAAGTCCACGAGCTTGTCGTCCACCCCTTCGAGCTGGAGCGGGCCGTGGCCGACGATGCGCGGCACGGCCTCGGCGGCCACGCCGATGTCGTGGTAGCCGAGCAGCACGAGGCACTCGGCCTTGGGCGCGGGCACCAGGCGCAGCTCGGCCCGCAGCACCGTGACCAGTGTGCCCTCCGACCCGACCAGGGCCCTGGCCAGGTCGAACCCGGCCTCGGGCAGGAGCTGGTCGAGGTTGTAGCCCGACACCCGCCGGGGGATGTCGGGGAAGCGGCGGCGGATCTCGTCGGCGTGCTCGTCCGCGATCGCGCGCAGCTCGCGGTAGATCCGCGCCCTCGGCCCGCCCTGGGCGACGATCCGGTCGAACTCCTCCTGGCTGGTCGGCCCCACCCACATCCGCTGGCCGTCGTAGGTGAGGATCTCCAGCCGCGCGACGTTGTCGGCGGTCTTGCCGTACGCCTGGGCGGTCGAGCCGCAGGAGTTGTTGCCGATCATGCCGCCGAGCGTGCACTGGGCGTGGGTGGACGGGCGCGGCCCGAACATCAGGCCGGTGTCGGCCAGCAGCCGGTTCAGCACGTCGAGCACGATGCCGGGCTCGACCACGCAGGTGCGCGCCGCCACGTCCACCGACACCAGCCGGTGGCAGTACTTCGACCAGTCGATCACCACGGCGGTGTTGCAGGTCTGACCGGCCAGGCTCGTCCCCCCGCCCCGTGAGGTGACGGGCGCGCCGTGCTCCCGGCAGACCGCGATCGCCTCGGCCGCCGCGTCCACCGTGCGCGGCACCACCACCCCGATCGGCACCTGCCGGTAGTTCGACCCGTCGGTGGAGTAGGCGCCCCGGCTGCCCGGGTCGAACCTGACCTCGCCGTCCACCCGGGCGGCCAGGTCCCGTTCGAGGTCGCGCACCCGCACGTACGGGCGCCGCGGCCGGGTCGTCACCGGCGGAGGAACGAGCACCTGGTCCGACATGGCGTCACCGCCCCAGTTGAGAGATCTTGTCCTTGAACAGCGTCGTCGCGATGGCCGCCTTGTGCGGCTGCCCCTTCAGGAACGCCTCGGCGAACCTGACCGCCTGGTCGCGGGCGACCTTGCCCGGCATGGGCGGCTCGTTCGGATCGACGTCCACGTCCACCAGCGCCGGCCCCGGATGGGCGAGGGCCTGCCGTACGGCCTCGTCCACCTCTGCGGGGTCGGTGACCTTGCGGCCGTAGCCGCCGCAGGAGCGGGCCCAGGCGGAGAAGTCGGAGGCCGGCGCGCCGAACCTGACCCCGTGCTCCGGGTATCCCAGCACCATCTGCTCCCACAGGATCTGGCCGAGCGAGTCGTTGTTGTTGACCACGACGGTGATCGGCAGGCCGAGCCGGGCCGCGGTGAGGAACTCGGCCATGAGCATCGCGAAGCCGCCGTCGCCGATGAACGCGATCACCTGCCGGTCGGGGTGGGCGAGCTGCGCCGCGATCGCGTACGGCAGGCCGGGGGCCATCGTGGCGAGGTTGCCCGACAGGTAGAACTCGCGGTCGCCGCGGATCGTCCAGTGCCGTGCCGCCCAGGTGGCGATCGTGCCGGAATCGCAGGTGAGGATGGCGTCGCCGGAGGCGGCCCGGTCGACGCAGCCGATCAGATACTGCGGGGCGATCGGGGCGCGCTCCGGGTTCTCCAGGGCGGCCATGTTCTCCCGCCACGCGGCCATGGCCTTCTGATACTTCTCCAGGTGCGCCCGGTCGTCGTTGCGGTGGAGCAGCGGCAGCAGCGCGGCCAGCCCCTCCTTGGCGTCCCCGATCATCGGCACCTCGGTCGGCATGCGCACGCCCGCGCGGGCGGGGTCGGCGTCGATCTGCACGACGCGCACCCTGCCGGGCTCGGGCAGGTGCTTGGTGTAGGGGAAGTTGGTGCCGACCATCAGCAGGGTGTCGCAGTCCTCGACCAGCTCCTCGCCCGGCTTCGTGCCGAGCAGGCCGATCCCGCCCACCGCGTATGGCGAGTCGTCGGGGATGACCGCCTTGCCGGGAAGCGTCTTGATCACGGGCGCGCCCAGCGTCTCGGCGACGGCCAGCACCTCCTCGCGGGCGTGCAGGGCGCCGGCGCCGGCCAGGATCGCGGGCCGCCGTGCCGCGTTGAGCACCTCGGCGGCGGCTCGCAGGTCCTCCTGGCGCGGCACGCCGGGCGGGGGCAGGTAGACGGGGGCGGTCGCGGGCGGCCGCGCGGGGGCGACGTGCTGGTAGGGGTCGGCGTCGGCGGGGGCCACCTGGACGTCGTTGGGCAGGCACAGGTGGGCCACCCCGCGGCGCGCGTACGCCGTGCGGATCGCGATGTCCACCACACCAGGGAGCTGGGCCGGGTTGTCCACCACGAGGTTGTATTCGGCCACGTCCTCGTAGAGCCGGTCGAGGTGGACCTCCTGCTGGTAGCCGGTGCCCAGCACGCTGGTCTCCTGCATGCCCGTGATGGCCAGCACCGGCTGGTGGTCGAGCTTGGCGTCGTACAGGCCGTTGAGCAGGTGGATCCCGCCGGGGCCCGAGGTGGCCAGGCACACCCCGATGCGACCGGTGGCCTTGGCGTGCGCCGCCGCCATGAAGGCGGCCGCCTCCTCGTGATGCACCAGCACGAACCGGACGCGGTCGGAGTGGCGGCGCAGCCCCTCCATGATGCCGTTGATGCCGTCACCGGGAAGCCCGAAGACGGTGTCGACACCCCAGTCGGCGAGCCGCCTGATGAGTATTTCTGAGGCGATTTCCGTCATATGTGGCGCGCTGCCCTTGGAATGGGAAGCCGAACACTCGCCCCAGGGA
This region includes:
- a CDS encoding thiamine pyrophosphate-dependent enzyme — translated: MTEIASEILIRRLADWGVDTVFGLPGDGINGIMEGLRRHSDRVRFVLVHHEEAAAFMAAAHAKATGRIGVCLATSGPGGIHLLNGLYDAKLDHQPVLAITGMQETSVLGTGYQQEVHLDRLYEDVAEYNLVVDNPAQLPGVVDIAIRTAYARRGVAHLCLPNDVQVAPADADPYQHVAPARPPATAPVYLPPPGVPRQEDLRAAAEVLNAARRPAILAGAGALHAREEVLAVAETLGAPVIKTLPGKAVIPDDSPYAVGGIGLLGTKPGEELVEDCDTLLMVGTNFPYTKHLPEPGRVRVVQIDADPARAGVRMPTEVPMIGDAKEGLAALLPLLHRNDDRAHLEKYQKAMAAWRENMAALENPERAPIAPQYLIGCVDRAASGDAILTCDSGTIATWAARHWTIRGDREFYLSGNLATMAPGLPYAIAAQLAHPDRQVIAFIGDGGFAMLMAEFLTAARLGLPITVVVNNNDSLGQILWEQMVLGYPEHGVRFGAPASDFSAWARSCGGYGRKVTDPAEVDEAVRQALAHPGPALVDVDVDPNEPPMPGKVARDQAVRFAEAFLKGQPHKAAIATTLFKDKISQLGR